The Anoxybacillus amylolyticus DNA segment TGAATACGGTGGCACGTTTGAAAATCGCTACCGCTTTTTAAGCGAAGTCATTGAGGCTGTAAGAGAAATATGGGACGGACCGCTGTTTGTCCGCGTCTCCGCTTCCGATTATCATCCAGACGGTTTAACCGTAAAAGACTACGTCGAATACGCCAAACGCATGAAAACGCAAGGCGTTGATTTGATCGACGTTAGTTCTGGTGCCGTTGTTCCAGCCAAAATTGACGTATACCCAGGCTATCAAGTGCCGTTTGCCGAAGCGATTCGTCGTGAAGCTGACGTACCAACAGGCGCTGTTGGACTGATTACATCTGGACGGCAAGCAGAAGAAATTTTACGAAACGGTCGCGCCGATTTGATTTTCATCGGGCGAGAACTCCTTCGCAACCCATATTGGCCAAAAACAGCTGCAAATGAGCTTGGCATCCCGCTTGAGGCGCCAAAGCCATATGTGCGCGGATGGTAAATAAAGCGCACGTTTAGAGGATTGACCACCTGCTTTAACTTTGCGAAAATTTATAATGAGATGATTAAAAATAAGGGTGATACATGTGAGGGCGGAAGAGTTCATGAAAGCTTTAGACGAAATGGACAATGCGGAGCGAATTAAATTGCTATCATGGCTTTTCGACAAATACTTTGACAACAGACCTCCAAAAGATGTCATTGAAAAAGAACTAGAAAAAGAAATATGGGGAGAAGACGATGAGTAATCTGGGAAGACGAGGCGAAGTATGGTTTGCAGAAATAAAAGGAAAACGAAGACCTGTGCTCATCGTATCTCACCATAATGTTGTCGTAGAATTGGACAGAGTGATTGCAAATATTACAAGTCAACAGCCACGAAACAAATATGATGTCGTCTTAGAATATTGGAAAGAAGTGGGATTAGACAAACCGTCCGTTGTTAGGTGCTCAAAAATTAACACCATTCATTATCGGGAGCTTCTTTTCAAGATTGGAAACTTGCACGAACATGACCTAAAACGGGTAATGGAAACGATTAGAAACTATTTTTCTTAAAGCTGACCGACATTATCGGTCAGCTTGTTTTTCGCCTCTTTCAATTGGAAACGATGAAAAATCGAAAGCAAGTGAAACGTTCGGAAAAATCGTTTTGGCTTCTTCAACGAGCTAAATGGGGAGTCCCTCCAAACGATTCTCCATTCCTCCTAGGGCATTTTCGATACGGGAAATGCCCTATTGGTGCTGGATTCTGAAAATCTCACTAGTATTGGGCTGAATGGATACTATTTAGATCACTTTAACTTCTAAAAAGTCACATCCTGTTATATTATTTTTCTCTATTAATTCTCTAAGTTCTTCTGATATGAATATTGGAATTTCATCACCCTTGAGTTTAATAATATGCTTTGATTGTATTGCCTCCTTACATAAAGCATATTTTCTTATACTATATACATCCAAATTGACATTTTAACCTCTGGTTCACGCAGCACACCCGATGCTGCGTAACACTTCATCTCGGTGCTGCAACACATATTGTTCAAAACGAGTAATAGACTGGGCAATGTCGTTTTGATCTTTATGCAAGACGTTGGCAATGACTTCATCTTTCAGCCACTTCCACAACCGTTCCATCGGATTCAAATGAGGCGAATACGGTGGCAGAAAAATAAAGTGAAAGGCACCGCCTTCTTCTCCATCGAGGAATGCTTGCACCATGTTGGCATGATGAATCGGTGCATTGTCCAACACAAGCACGATGAATCGATCCGGATATTTCTCTTTCAACAGGCACAAAAAGTCTAGGAACGTTTCGGCATTGGCGGATGATGCGCGATGAAACACGACATCGCCTTGTTGCACGTCGACGGCGCCAAAAATGGACACGTGGGTATGGTGACCGTAGCTTGGCACTTGTTTTTGATTCCCTACTTCTGCCCATGTCGTACGAAGTGCTTGATACGCGCGAACATGCGTCTCATCGACATGAAGCAGAACGATTTCTTCCGTGATTAGTTTTTTTTATAAACTCGAGTTCTTTTTCAAAGGCCGCTTGAAGTACTGGATCGCCTTTGACGAGCTTATAGGTCGGGCGTGTCCATGACAAGCGAAGACGATGCAACAACTTACGAATGCCTTCCCGTGACATCGAAACACCATAGGTTTGTTGGATGTAGGACTGTAAGATACGTGTGTTCCATGACGAAGAAATGCCCTATCCGACATCCACAGGAGTGGTGGTTAATACCAGTTGTCTGATCTCCTGTTGTTGTTCTTCCGTCAGAAATGGAACGCGACCAGGTGGCAAGCGACGATCGAGTAAATGATCGAGCCCACCTTCATTAAAGCGTGCGACGTAGAGAGCAACCGATTGACGGCATAAATTGATCATTTTCGCTACATCTTTTCCGAGATGCCCTTCCATGACGAGGCGAACGGCGGTAACCCGAACGCGAAGAGAAGCATCTTTGATTTTCCGTTCTTATTTCCGAAGTTTTCGAGGCGTCCAGCCGTGATCATTCGTCATTTTAAGACGTTTCATGTCATTTCCGCTCCTTTTATATGTGGGTGTTTAGGAGCAGTATAACCATGGAAAAAGGCGTTCATACAGAAGTCATTGCTTTAAAGTGCATGTATATAGTACCCTTAATAATACTCACAGCCTGATCTAATTTTTTCGGATCAATATCAAATCCTTTCTTAATGGCATTTGTTACTTTTGAAATGTTCTTTAGACCACCTAGTCCCGGAATAAAACCAACTAACGCTTCGGCCACATCTTTTGCATTGGATTTCGGATTGCTTAACACTTGATACAAGCGATAGGCATCTTTGATCGTACCTACCACCGGAACGAAGTCGGTGACCACATCGATTAGTTCCTTATAAATAATCAAACATTTTTTTTCGACATTTTCCTTTTTTTAACATCTTTCCGAAAGAAGTCTCCCACTTCTAAACGAAGTGAAAGTGGGAGATGAATTTCGGTGAGGCGTAGGTATGAGTTGTTTCTTTTTTGTGTTATGATATAATCAGTATTAGAAAAATGAAAGGTTGTTGTATAAATTAAATTAGACAGTAATAACCATTCAGTATTCCTGTTGTATTATCATCTTGTTCTGGTTGTAAAATATCGCAGACAAGTGATTGATGATACCATATCTGACTATGCAAAAGATATGTTTGTGAGATTGGGGAAAAATTACAATATTTCCTTGGTCGAATGGAATCACGATATGGACCATGTGCATATTTTGTTCAAAGCACATCCGAATAGTGAACTATCAAAGTTCATCAATGCCTATAAAAGTGCAAGTTCTCGACTGATTAAAAAGCATTTTCCGCAAGTGAAAAGAATATTTTTGATCAAGAAATTTTTTCCTGTTTACAACGGGCGGTGCCATCCTTGAAGTAATAAAAAAATATATAGAAAATCAAGGGATGAAGTGATGTGGTGTCGATATGGTAAACAAATCATATAAATTCCGTCTGTACCCAACAAAAGAACAAGAACAGCTGCTTGCCAAAATCTTCGGTTGTGTCCGTTTCGTTTATAACAAAATGCTTGAAGAACGCATACAAATTTATGAAAAGTTCAAAGACGACAAAGAAGCTTTGAAAAAACAAACATTTCCGACCCCTGCCAAGTACAAAAAGGAGTTTCCTTGGCTTAAAGAAGTGGATAGCCTTGCGTTAGCAAACGCCCAATTGAATTTGCAGAAAGCGTTTCAAAATTTCTTTTCGGGTCGTGCTGGATTTCCAAAGTTCAAAAACCGCAAGGCGAAACAGTCGTACACCACAAATGTGGTCAATGGCAATATTCAACTTTCAGATGGCTATATCAAGTTACCCAAACTGAAATGGGTCAAGTTCAAGCAACATCGGGAGATTCCTGCCCACCATATCATCAAGGCTTGTACGATCACGAAAACAAAAACAGGAAAATACTATGTTTCTATTCTCACCGAATACGAACATCAACCTGTCCCCAAAGAAATACAAACGGTTGTTGGGCTTGATTTTTCCATGAATGGTTTATTTGTCGATAGCGAGGGTAAGAGAGCCAATTATCCTCGTTTCTATCGGCAAGCATTGGAAAAATTAGCGAAAGAACAACGGATATTATCACGCCGAAAGAAGGGTTCTAATCGTTGGCACAAACAGCGTTTGAAAGTAGCGAAGCTACATGAGAAAATAGCGAACCAACGAAAAGACTTTCTACACAAAAAATCATACGAATTAGCGAAACAGTATGATTGCGTGGTCATCGAAAACCTCAACATGAAAGGGATGTCGCAAGTCCTGAATTTCGGCAAGAGCGTTCATGACAACGGCTGGGGGATGTTCACGACATTTCTCCAATACAAGTTAGAGGAGCAAGGGAAAAAGCTTATCAAAATAGATAAGTGGTTTCCGTCATCTAAAACTTGTTCATGTTGCGGTCAAGTAAAGGAATCTTTATCGCTTTCTGAGCGTACATTCCGCTGTGAATGTGGATTCGAGAGCGACAGGGACGTCAATGCGGCAATCAATATCAAACATGAGGGCATGAAACGATTAGCGATAGCCTAACTTGTCCTCGAACCGTGGGACACACGGGGATCGCTCAGTCAACTTCCCGTCATGAGATGGGATTACCTGAGAAGCCCCCACCTCTAAGCGAAGCGTAGGTGGTGGGAGCATGTCACTCGACATTTCAAAATCATGAACAAGAGGCGAGAATCGTATGT contains these protein-coding regions:
- a CDS encoding helix-turn-helix domain-containing protein, translated to MSREGIRKLLHRLRLSWTRPTYKLVKGDPVLQAAFEKELEFIKKTNHGRNRSASCR
- a CDS encoding IS630 family transposase; protein product: MTEEIVLLHVDETHVRAYQALRTTWAEVGNQKQVPSYGHHTHVSIFGAVDVQQGDVVFHRASSANAETFLDFLCLLKEKYPDRFIVLVLDNAPIHHANMVQAFLDGEEGGAFHFIFLPPYSPHLNPMERLWKWLKDEVIANVLHKDQNDIAQSITRFEQYVLQHRDEVLRSIGCAA
- a CDS encoding imm11 family protein; translated protein: MDVYSIRKYALCKEAIQSKHIIKLKGDEIPIFISEELRELIEKNNITGCDFLEVKVI
- a CDS encoding RNA-guided endonuclease TnpB family protein, translating into MVNKSYKFRLYPTKEQEQLLAKIFGCVRFVYNKMLEERIQIYEKFKDDKEALKKQTFPTPAKYKKEFPWLKEVDSLALANAQLNLQKAFQNFFSGRAGFPKFKNRKAKQSYTTNVVNGNIQLSDGYIKLPKLKWVKFKQHREIPAHHIIKACTITKTKTGKYYVSILTEYEHQPVPKEIQTVVGLDFSMNGLFVDSEGKRANYPRFYRQALEKLAKEQRILSRRKKGSNRWHKQRLKVAKLHEKIANQRKDFLHKKSYELAKQYDCVVIENLNMKGMSQVLNFGKSVHDNGWGMFTTFLQYKLEEQGKKLIKIDKWFPSSKTCSCCGQVKESLSLSERTFRCECGFESDRDVNAAINIKHEGMKRLAIA
- a CDS encoding type II toxin-antitoxin system PemK/MazF family toxin, whose protein sequence is MSNLGRRGEVWFAEIKGKRRPVLIVSHHNVVVELDRVIANITSQQPRNKYDVVLEYWKEVGLDKPSVVRCSKINTIHYRELLFKIGNLHEHDLKRVMETIRNYFS
- a CDS encoding helix-turn-helix domain-containing protein — its product is MEGHLGKDVAKMINLCRQSVALYVARFNEGGLDHLLDRRLPPGRVPFLTEEQQQEIRQLVLTTTPVDVG